One window of the Dreissena polymorpha isolate Duluth1 chromosome 5, UMN_Dpol_1.0, whole genome shotgun sequence genome contains the following:
- the LOC127881871 gene encoding lim and transglutaminase domain protein ltd-1-like: MTVLSKPVEGLVEYLTEGYEDEISRVRVLFRWLTNQPIHRMQSLQTKPKNSQSALYFLWMLRTKKQRYSKFFSLLCRYAGIYTVTVHGAVKGIHYQIGDKMDLQKHYGEWNAVCVDREWRLVDALWGACSEKDPGDGRGRFTCDERFFFTDPKDLLFTHFADSPKWQLLDSPRHIEDFEESACLKNRFFELSMQVLSHPVSEIEAIDGEVEVLFGVKPKPGQEQKFNCYISHFDRPDSKRYLTKGSNTSVPIFIHKLTDSSISVKVRFPESGIFRMEIVGKEISKGSRYKEYDWVAIYKVVVEEAADRGFPKMDPIGWGPGKEIQLIGLAPFNYTSGLVIAKSVQTKLRFKIVDTTLVQNMKFFFKMASTYDNDYNVSALSDKFEVDMNIMTFFIEAPPFGEYTLKMYARNVRGNNIPMEQRREINVCNYLLISDVQQREEPLGILMEKTEIEDTPEMPRKVQEPRRLEEPPPMHRPSDAAESVVSASNVIMDSNSHKADSMRGSPEVEKDPGPPDHITKVIISEPKSPKQSFVRVDGDLQEIPEIPLSVIQPVKPDVERPREKRELKVVSSNKVVPLKSTGGIDGSIMLVADEDKPTRPKTGLRRARSSDDTKFFTSVAKVKGQVATGY, encoded by the exons ATGACCGTGCTGAGCAAGCCTGTAGAAGGTCTCGTGGAGTACCTGACCGAAGGATACGAGGACGAGATCTCCAGG GTGCGGGTTCTGTTCCGATGGCTGACGAACCAGCCGATCCACCGGATGCAGTCGTTACAGACTAAACCGAAGAACAGCCAGTCGGCGCTCTACTTCTTGTGGATGCTTCGCACGAAGAAACAGAGATACTCGAAGTTCTTCAGTCTGCTGTGCAG ATACGCCGGTATATACACTGTCACTGTACACGGTGCTGTCAAAG GTATCCACTATCAGATAGGCGATAAGATGGACCTCCAGAAACACTACGGCGAGTGGAACGCCGTCTGCGTGGACCGCGAGTGGCGCTTGGTGGACGCTCTGTGGGGCGCGTGCAGTGAGAAGGATCCGGGCGACGGCAGGGGACGCTTCACGTGCGACGAACGTTTCTTCTTCACCGACCCCAAGGACCTCCTGTTCACGCATTTCGCGGACAGCCCGAAGTGGCAACTTCTGGACTCGCCGCGTCACATCGAGGATTTCGAGGAGAGCGCGTGCCTGAAGAACCGGTTCTTCGAGCTAAGCATGCAGGTACTGTCGCATCCGGTGAGCGAGATAGAGGCGATAGACGGGGAGGTAGAGGTCTTGTTCGGTGTTAAGCCAAAACCAGGACAGGAGCAGAAGTTCAATTGCTACATTTCGCACTTCGATAGACCGGATTCCAAGCGGTATCTAACGAAAGGCTCGAACACGAGCGTGCCGATATTCATACATAAGCTCACGGACAGCTCGATCTCCGTAAAGGTCCGTTTTCCGGAAAGCGGAATTTTCCGAATGGAGATCGTCGGGAAGGAAATTTCCAAAGGCAGTCGGTACAAGGAGTACGACTGGGTGGCGATTTACAAGGTCGTCGTGGAGGAGGCGGCAGACCGAGGGTTCCCGAAGATGGACCCGATAGGCTGGGGACCGGGGAAGGAAATACAACTGATTGGACTTGCGCCGTTCAACTACACCAGCGGGTTAGTGATCGCAAAGAGCGTTCAGACGAAACTACGGTTCAAGATAGTGGACACCACCCTGGTCCAGAACATGAAATTCTTTTTTAAGATGGCGTCCACGTATGACAATGACTATAACGTGAGTGCCTTAAGTGACAAATTCGAGGTGGATATGAATATCATGACGTTTTTCATCGAGGCGCCGCCTTTTGGGGAATACACATTAAAGATGTACGCGAGAAACGTGCGCGGTAACAATATTCCTATGGAACAAAGGCGCGAAATTAACGTCTGCAACTACTTATTGATCAGCGACGTCCAACAGCGTGAGGAACCACTTGGAATTCTGATGGAAAAGACGGAAATCGAAGACACTCCAGAAATGCCGAGAAAGGTTCAAGAGCCGCGTCGGTTAGAAGAGCCGCCGCCCATGCACAGGCCATCGGATGCCGCGGAATCGGTCGTTAGTGCGTCGAATGTTATCATGGACTCGAATTCGCATAAGGCGGATAGTATGCGTGGTTCGCCGGAAGTGGAAAAAGACCCTGGTCCACCGGATCACATTACTAAGGTGATAATATCGGAACCGAAATCACCTAAGCAGTCGTTTGTAAGAGTAGACGGCGACTTACAAGAGATACCGGAAATTCCTCTGAGCGTCATTCAGCCCGTAAAACCGGACGTCGAACGTCCCCGCGAGAAAAGGGAGCTAAAAGTTGTTTCCAGCAATAAAGTTGTTCCCCTGAAAAGCACGGGAGGGATTGACGGAAGCATCATGCTGGTTGCTGACGAAGATAAACCAACTCGACCGAAAACCGGTCTGCGTCGGGCAAGATCCTCCGACGATACGAAATTCTTCACCTCTGTggcaaaggtcaaaggtcaagtagcCACCGGATACTGA